One window from the genome of Hippoglossus hippoglossus isolate fHipHip1 chromosome 6, fHipHip1.pri, whole genome shotgun sequence encodes:
- the LOC117762599 gene encoding protein regulator of cytokinesis 1-like isoform X1, translating to MRVSEVHAAESVAYLNRALVRLQDIWEEIGIPEEQRLQRTNDVHKHIKGLLDLMIAEEEELKKRLVKSIDACRKELFSLCSELQLPHFEEEDGCTMLQMEKNSRTRLEVMKEHKKQRMEELKGLVGKDRELCDIMCTTPFCIDHDSIPSLKQLESFQAYLNDLTKEKEHRHEEFVSIKKDIIVCMDDLEQTPETSFEMDVMCEDEEAFCLSNDNIAALNMLLTQLKERRAQNELRCSALRTKIQELWERLQIPQEEREELSEHMLKSKKRNIEALQAEVQRLEVLKMQSMKSVIEAIRAEIALFWERCFYSREQQQTFVAYHEEDFTEDLLNLHEAEVRNLKKYYEDHRELFEGVTKWQENWTLYMELDKKANDPARFNNRGGNLLKEEKQRSDLHKSLPKLEKSLKAQIDEWVQEHGREFLVNGQEFLEYVEQQWAQHLEEKEKEKLERQLKKTKQTQEDMLYGTSVRTPTKRRVPGTPTPGKVKKLRGMSTISTPSSFLSSGLGGTMCHSSIQKPPLSASKGLGLRTPGNGKTPRALDRNKENISHLRNTPSGPLRSQDTQDHTFTFNSIAGSYTEFAKDLSKASKSNVKSGLLNSTASLH from the exons ATGAGAGTCAG TGAAGTCCACGCAGCAGAGTCTGTTGCCTACCTCAACAGAGCCCTGGTCCGGCTGCAGGATATCTGGGAGGAAATCGGTATTCCCGAAGAGCAGCGTCTACAGAGAACCAATGACGTCCACAAGCACATCAAA GGTTTGCTGGACCTGATGATCGCCGAGGAGGAAGAGCTCAAAAAGAGATTGGTGAAGAGCATCGATGCCTGTCGAAAGGAACTTTTCAGTTTGTGCTCCGAACTTCAGCTGCCGCACTTCGAG GAGGAGGATGGCTGCACTATGCTGCAGATGGAGAAAAACAGCCGCACGCGtctggaggtgatgaaggagcACAAGAAGCAAAGGATGGAGGAGCTTAAAGGCCTCGTTGGCAAAGACCGTGAGCTGTGTGACATTATGTGCACCACGCCTTTCTGCATTGACCACGACTCCATCCCGTCACTGAAGCAACTCGAGTCGTTTCAGGCCTACCTTAATGATCTGACCAAAGAGAAG GAGCATCGTCATGAGGAATTTGTAAGCATCAAAAAGGACATTATCGTATGCATGGATGATCTGGAGCAGACCCCAGAGACTAGTTTCGAGATGGATGTGATGtgtgaagatgaggaggcaTTTTGTCTGTCCAATGACAACATTGCTGCTCTGAATATGCTCCTCACTCAG TTGAAAGAACGACGGGCTCAGAATGAGCTCCGTTGTTCAGCTTTGCGCACGAAGATCCAGGAGCTTTGGGAAAGACTCCAGATTCCccaagaggagagggaggaactCTCTGAGCATATGCTCAAGTCAAAGAAGAGAAACATTGAGGCA CTCCAGGCTGAGGTCCAGCGTCTAGAGGTGCTGAAAATGCAGAGCATGAAAAGTGTCATCGAGGCCATCCGGGCTGAGATTGCCCTTTTCTGGGAGAGATGCTTCTACAGTCGAGAACAGCAGCAGACGTTTGTTGCATATCATGAAG AGGATTTCACTGAGGATCTTCTAAACCTGCACGAGGCCGAAGTCCGGAACCTAAAGAAGTATTACGAGGATCACAGAGAGCTCTTTGAGGGAGTCACAAAATGGCAGGAGAACTGGACCTTGTACATGGAACTTGAC AAAAAGGCAAATGACCCTGCAAGGTTCAACAACAGAGGTGGAAACcttctgaaagaggagaagcagagatcTGACCTGCACAAAAGTTTGCCCAAG CTGGAAAAGAGTCTGAAGGCCCAAATTGATGAGTGGGTGCAGGAGCATGGCAGAGAGTTCCTGGTGAACGGTCAGGAATTTCTTGAGTACGTGGAGCAGCAGTGGGCTCAACACCTcgaggaaaaggagaaggagaaactgGAGAGG caacTAAAGAAAACTAAGCAGACTCAGGAGGACATGCTGTATGGAACCTCAGTGAGGACACCGACCAAGAGGCGGGTACCAGGGACCCCCACGCCTGGGAAAGTAAAAAAG CTCAGGGGCATGTCCACCATCTCCACTCCCTCCAGCTTCCTCAGTTCAGGCCTTGGTGGGACCATGTGTCATTCCTCCATCCAGAAACCACCTCTGTCTGCTAGCAAG GGTCTTGGCCTGCGAACTCCTGGAAATGGGAAGACTCCTCGTGCACTAGACCGAAACAAGGAAAACATCTCCCACCTTAGAAACACTCCAAGTGGCCCACTAAGGTCTCAGGATACTCAAGATCACACCTTCACCTTTAACTCTATCGCTGGCTCCTATACGGAATTTGCG AAAGACCTCTCGAAGGCTTCTAAATCCAACGTGAAGTCGGGACTGCTGAACTCCACCGCCAGTCTCCACTGA
- the LOC117762609 gene encoding ubiquitin-associated protein 1-like: MMTMLEDVPFQTMLGPLEEEVRTVTAPDINTPDCHQILRETEYRFNLEKWILTGQQPVGPTASCPPFWLMFSSPQESSRANCRCTEPWPPRLRPRSHSLNSAEARSLHHRTVKFLVSDSEDEDGYFEDNEASSAEDARHPIKNRVRPWSAAPKDPVSRVRDMHHGPPAHHCKPNSPQSLRRHRGSSPSPQDCKQSLRAPEKQRSQQVSPLLHGQKNVKRRQRSLGPVGRRYSNTPAAGASPPRVQQQRPSSAGPLVRNRQKALSTGGSRGVFFDTAAELLSALSQEERELLETVTERGYPLRTAILALQKTGHRSPEKILKYLVASEHLCELGYDEAQVEEALEMFQNCESKAAEFLRLLTQFNEMGFQQSAIKEVLLVHENHRERALEELMTGMA; this comes from the exons ATGATGACCATGCTGGAGGATGTTCCGTTTCAGACCATGCTGGGTccactggaggaggaagtgCGGACGGTGACAGCTCCAGATATCAACACACCAGACTGCCACCAAATACTGAGAGAAACTGAG TATCGATTCAATCTGGAGAAATGGATTTTAACTGGTCAGCAGCCAGTTGGCCCAACCGCCTCCTGTCCGCCTTTCTGGCTGATGTTCAGCAGCCCTCAGGAGAGTAGCAGGGCCAATTGCAGGTGCACTGAACCGTGGCCCCCGAGACTACGGCCCCGCAGCCACAGCCTGAACTCCGCAGAGGCCCGCTCCTTGCACCATCGCACCGTCAAGTTCCTCGTGTCCGACTCAGAGGATGAAGACGGTTACTTTGAGGATAACGAGGCCTCCTCTGCCGAAGACGCACGCCACCCCATCAAGAACAGGGTGCGACCCTGGAGCGCTGCACCCAAAGACCCGGTCTCCAGAGTCAGAGACATGCACCATGGCCCTCCCGCTCACCACTGTAAGCCTAACTCTCCTCAGAGCCTCAGACGCCATAGAGGCTCTTCCCCTTCCCCCCAAGACTGCAAGCAATCTCTGCGAGCACCGGAGAAGCAGAGGTCACAGCAGGTCAGCCCGTTACTCCATGGCCAGAAGAACGTCAAGAGGAGGCAGCGCTCACTGGGCCCTGTGGGCAGAAGGTACTCCAACACACCAGCCGCCGGAGCTTCTCCACCCAGAGTGCAGCAGCAACGACCCTCCTCTGCCGGGCCTCTCgtcagaaacagacagaag GCCCTGAGCACCGGTGGCTCTCGTGGGGTTTTctttgacacagcagcagagttgTTGTCAGCTCTCAgccaggaggagagggagctaCTTGAGACCGTCACGGAGAGGGGCTACCCGTTACGCACAGCCATTCTGGCTCTGCAGAAGACTGGCCATCGCAGCCCAGAGAAG ATCCTAAAATACTTGGTTGCCAGTGAGCATCTGTGTGAACTGGGCTATGATGAAGCGCAGGTGGAGGAGGCCCTGGAGATGTTTCAGAACTGTGAGAGCAAG GCTGCTGAGTTCCTGCGGCTCCTGACTCAGTTTAATGAGATGGGCTTCCAGCAAAGTGCAATCAAGGAAGTGCTGCTTGTTCATGAAAATCACCGTGAAAGGGCTCTGGAAGAACTCATGACAGGCATGGCTTAA
- the LOC117762599 gene encoding protein regulator of cytokinesis 1-like isoform X2, producing MRVSEVHAAESVAYLNRALVRLQDIWEEIGIPEEQRLQRTNDVHKHIKGLLDLMIAEEEELKKRLVKSIDACRKELFSLCSELQLPHFEEEDGCTMLQMEKNSRTRLEVMKEHKKQRMEELKGLVGKDRELCDIMCTTPFCIDHDSIPSLKQLESFQAYLNDLTKEKEHRHEEFVSIKKDIIVCMDDLEQTPETSFEMDVMCEDEEAFCLSNDNIAALNMLLTQLKERRAQNELRCSALRTKIQELWERLQIPQEEREELSEHMLKSKKRNIEALQAEVQRLEVLKMQSMKSVIEAIRAEIALFWERCFYSREQQQTFVAYHEEDFTEDLLNLHEAEVRNLKKYYEDHRELFEGVTKWQENWTLYMELDKKANDPARFNNRGGNLLKEEKQRSDLHKSLPKLEKSLKAQIDEWVQEHGREFLVNGQEFLEYVEQQWAQHLEEKEKEKLERQLKKTKQTQEDMLYGTSVRTPTKRRVPGTPTPGKVKKLRGMSTISTPSSFLSSGLGGTMCHSSIQKPPLSASKGLGLRTPGNGKTPRALDRNKENISHLRNTPSGPLRKTSRRLLNPT from the exons ATGAGAGTCAG TGAAGTCCACGCAGCAGAGTCTGTTGCCTACCTCAACAGAGCCCTGGTCCGGCTGCAGGATATCTGGGAGGAAATCGGTATTCCCGAAGAGCAGCGTCTACAGAGAACCAATGACGTCCACAAGCACATCAAA GGTTTGCTGGACCTGATGATCGCCGAGGAGGAAGAGCTCAAAAAGAGATTGGTGAAGAGCATCGATGCCTGTCGAAAGGAACTTTTCAGTTTGTGCTCCGAACTTCAGCTGCCGCACTTCGAG GAGGAGGATGGCTGCACTATGCTGCAGATGGAGAAAAACAGCCGCACGCGtctggaggtgatgaaggagcACAAGAAGCAAAGGATGGAGGAGCTTAAAGGCCTCGTTGGCAAAGACCGTGAGCTGTGTGACATTATGTGCACCACGCCTTTCTGCATTGACCACGACTCCATCCCGTCACTGAAGCAACTCGAGTCGTTTCAGGCCTACCTTAATGATCTGACCAAAGAGAAG GAGCATCGTCATGAGGAATTTGTAAGCATCAAAAAGGACATTATCGTATGCATGGATGATCTGGAGCAGACCCCAGAGACTAGTTTCGAGATGGATGTGATGtgtgaagatgaggaggcaTTTTGTCTGTCCAATGACAACATTGCTGCTCTGAATATGCTCCTCACTCAG TTGAAAGAACGACGGGCTCAGAATGAGCTCCGTTGTTCAGCTTTGCGCACGAAGATCCAGGAGCTTTGGGAAAGACTCCAGATTCCccaagaggagagggaggaactCTCTGAGCATATGCTCAAGTCAAAGAAGAGAAACATTGAGGCA CTCCAGGCTGAGGTCCAGCGTCTAGAGGTGCTGAAAATGCAGAGCATGAAAAGTGTCATCGAGGCCATCCGGGCTGAGATTGCCCTTTTCTGGGAGAGATGCTTCTACAGTCGAGAACAGCAGCAGACGTTTGTTGCATATCATGAAG AGGATTTCACTGAGGATCTTCTAAACCTGCACGAGGCCGAAGTCCGGAACCTAAAGAAGTATTACGAGGATCACAGAGAGCTCTTTGAGGGAGTCACAAAATGGCAGGAGAACTGGACCTTGTACATGGAACTTGAC AAAAAGGCAAATGACCCTGCAAGGTTCAACAACAGAGGTGGAAACcttctgaaagaggagaagcagagatcTGACCTGCACAAAAGTTTGCCCAAG CTGGAAAAGAGTCTGAAGGCCCAAATTGATGAGTGGGTGCAGGAGCATGGCAGAGAGTTCCTGGTGAACGGTCAGGAATTTCTTGAGTACGTGGAGCAGCAGTGGGCTCAACACCTcgaggaaaaggagaaggagaaactgGAGAGG caacTAAAGAAAACTAAGCAGACTCAGGAGGACATGCTGTATGGAACCTCAGTGAGGACACCGACCAAGAGGCGGGTACCAGGGACCCCCACGCCTGGGAAAGTAAAAAAG CTCAGGGGCATGTCCACCATCTCCACTCCCTCCAGCTTCCTCAGTTCAGGCCTTGGTGGGACCATGTGTCATTCCTCCATCCAGAAACCACCTCTGTCTGCTAGCAAG GGTCTTGGCCTGCGAACTCCTGGAAATGGGAAGACTCCTCGTGCACTAGACCGAAACAAGGAAAACATCTCCCACCTTAGAAACACTCCAAGTGGCCCACTAAG AAAGACCTCTCGAAGGCTTCTAAATCCAACGTGA
- the spi1a gene encoding transcription factor PU.1a, giving the protein MMDGYVMSSPSEEIIPNESENFRPPAELYPYLTNVGEIYEDHRWTFHSERVQLLDLESSPVNQLTELQSVTPQQHIPPYRYSSECLPLHLEPPLSVSPQIPYYTSSLCYQYQPSASPGHYYSEEEQRGVSPPLEVSEGEDEYEDHSHSSFRKDHNNKKKIRLYQFLLDLLRNGEMSDSIWWVDQDKGIFQFSTKHKEALASHWGLQKGNRKKMTYQKMARALRNYGKTGEIKKVKKKLTYQFSEEVLRNLYLRQYPH; this is encoded by the exons ATGATGGACGGCTATGTCATGTCATCT CCCTCAGAGGAAATTATTCCAAATGAGTCAGAGAATTTCCGTCCACCTGCAGAGCTGTACCCTTACCTCACTAATGTAGGGGAGATTTATGAAG ACCACAGATGGACCTTCCACTCTGAGCGCGTCCAGCTGCTGGACCTGGAGAGTTCCCCAGTGAATCAGCTCACTGAGCTTCAGTCTGTGACCCCTCAACAACACATACCACCCTACCGGTACAGCAGCGAGTGTCTGCCGCTTCACCTGGAGCCTCCACTCTCTGTGTCCCCACAG ATCCCGTATTACACCTCATCCCTGTGCTACCAGTACCAACCCTCGGCCTCGCCAGGCCATTACTACtcagaggaggaacagagaggagTCAGTCCCCCGCTCGAGGTGTCAGAGGGGGAAGATGAATATGAAGACCACAGCCACTCCTCCTTCAGGAAAGACCACA ATAACAAGAAGAAAATCCGCCTGTACCAGTTCCTCCTGGACTTGCTAAGGAATGGTGAAATGAGTGACAGTATCTGGTGGGTGGACCAGGACAAGGGCATCTTCCAGTTCTCCACCAAACACAAAGAGGCTCTGGCCAGCCACTGGGGCCTTCAGAAAGGAAACCGCAAGAAAATGACCTACCAAAAAATGGCTCGGGCTCTGAGGAACTATGGTAAAACTGGAGagataaaaaaagtaaagaagaaGCTAACCTATCAGTTCAGTGAGGAAGTGCTGAGGAACCTCTATTTACGTCAATACCCTCACTGA
- the LOC117762598 gene encoding ATP-dependent Clp protease ATP-binding subunit clpX-like, mitochondrial isoform X2, whose translation MSCPCTSAARLFLNTAHRGLSCSRFQLFSLSRQGSREAHVPLQVRVRSFSETSVCFAAKDGTTKDNGSDGGKKSISEGKRLSGSGGSGKGGSQLRCPKCGDPCTHVETFVSSTRFVKCEKCHHFFVVLSETDSKKGLNKEPESAAEAVKLAFSQKPPPPPKKIYAYLDKYVVGQSYAKKVLAVAVYNHYKRIYNNIPAGSRQQVEVEKQPSLTPRELLQIAGISPHGNALGASMQQQASQQAPQEKRGGEVLDSTHTEIKLEKSNIILLGPTGSGKTLLAQTLARCLDVPFAICDCTTLTQAGYVGEDIESVIAKLLQDANYSVEKAQQGIVFLDEVDKIGSVPGIHQLRDVGGEGVQQGLLKLLEGTIVNVPEKNSRKLRGETVQVDTTNILFVASGAFNGLDRIISRRKNEKYLGFGTPSNMGKGRRAAAAADLANTSGETDTVAEIEEKDRLLKHVEARDLIEFGMIPEFVGRLPVVVPLHSLDEETLVRILTEPRNAVVPQYQALFSMDKCELNVTPGALKAIARMALERKTGARGLRSIMEKLLLEPMFEVPHSDIMAVELNKDIVLGKSLPRYIRAPAKETAEEEYDSGIEEENWPRQADAANN comes from the exons ATGTCCTGTCCATGCACCTCGGCGGCCCGGCTGTTCCTTAACACTGCACACAGAG GATTGTCCTGCTCCCGCTTTCAGCTCTTTTCTCTGAGTCGTCAGGGGTCTCGGGAGGCACATGTACCTCTCCAGGTGCGGGTGAGGTCTTTTTCAGAGACTTCTGTCTGCTTTGCTGCTAAAGATGGGACAACGAAGGACAATGGGAGTGATGGTGGAAAG AAAAGCATCAGTGAGGGGAAGAGACTTTCTGGTTCTGGAGGATCAGGAAAGGGGGGAAGTCAGCTACGCTGCCCTAAATGTGGAGATCCATGCACGCACGTAGAGACCTTTGTAT CATCAACACGATTTGTCAAATGTGAGAAATGCCATCACTTTTTCGTGGTTCTGTCTGAAACGGACTCTAAGAAGGGGCTAAACAAAGAACCAGAATCTGCTGCAGAGGCTGTGAAACTGGCATTTTCCCAGaaacctccccctccccccaagAAG ATATATGCTTATCTCGACAAATACGTTGTGGGCCAGTCCTATGCAAAGAAGGTGTTAGCAGTCGCCGTGTACAACCATTACAAGCGCATCTACAACAACATTCCTGCTGGGAGTCGACAGCAGGTTGAGGTGGAAAAGCAGCCCTCTCTAACACCTCGTG AGCTGTTGCAGATCGCAGGGATCAGTCCTCATGGAAACGCTCTGGGAGCCTCAATGCAGCAGCAGGCGAGCCAGCAAGCACCTCAGGAGAAGAGGGGCGGAGAGGTCCTGGATTCCACACACACCGAAATTAAACTGGAGAAGAGCAACATCATACTTCTAGGCCCAACTGGCTCAG GAAAAACATTATtggcgcagactctggctcgtTGTCTGGATGTTCCCTTTGCAATTTGCGATTGCACCACACTAACTCAAGCTGGATACGTGGGAGAAGACATTGAGTCGGTCATCGCTAAACTGCTGCAGGATGCCAACTACTCAGTGGAGAAAGCACAGCAAG GTATTGTGTTTCTGGACGAGGTGGACAAAATTGGCAGTGTGCCTGGAATCCATCAGCTGAGGGATGTAGGTGGAGAAGGAGTCCAGCAG gGTTTGCTTAAACTGTTGGAGGGCACGATTGTCAACGTTCCTGAGAAAAACTCCAGGAAGCTGAGAGGAGAAACAGTTCAGGTCGACACAACAAACATCTTGTTTGTTGCATCAGGTGCCTTCAATGGACTTGACAGAATCATCAGcagaagaaagaatgaaaag TATTTGGGTTTCGGAACTCCCTCCAACATGGGGAAAGGGCGTCgtgcagcggctgcagcagaCTTGGCCAACACCAGCGGTGAGACGGACACTGTGGCAGAGATCGAGGAGAAGGACAGGCTGCTGAAGCACGTCGAGGCCAGGGACCTGATCGAGTTCGGAATGATCCCAGAGTTTGTGGGTCGTCTTCCCGTGGTCGTTCCTCTGCACAGCCTGGATGAAGAGACGCTAGTCCGAATCTTGACTGAACCACGCAACGCTGTAGTGCCCCAATACCAGGCTCTTTTCAGCATGGACAAA tgtgaacTCAATGTGACTCCGGGTGCCTTGAAGGCCATAGCCAGGATGGctctggagagaaaaacaggagctCGGGGGCTCAGATCCATCATG GAAAAGCTCCTTCTCGAGCCCATGTTTGAGGTGCCACACTCTGACATCATGGCTGTTGAGCTGAACAAGGACATTGTCCTAGGAAAATCCCTGCCCAGATATATCAG AGCTCCAGCCAAGGAGACGGCAGAGGAGGAATACGACTCGGGCATCGAGGAGGAGAACTGGCCTCGGCAGGCGGATGCTGCTAACAACTGA
- the LOC117762598 gene encoding ATP-dependent Clp protease ATP-binding subunit clpX-like, mitochondrial isoform X1, whose translation MSCPCTSAARLFLNTAHRGLSCSRFQLFSLSRQGSREAHVPLQVRVRSFSETSVCFAAKDGTTKDNGSDGGKKSISEGKRLSGSGGSGKGGSQLRCPKCGDPCTHVETFVSSTRFVKCEKCHHFFVVLSETDSKKGLNKEPESAAEAVKLAFSQKPPPPPKKIYAYLDKYVVGQSYAKKVLAVAVYNHYKRIYNNIPAGSRQQVEVEKQPSLTPREIEMRRREDEYRFTKLLQIAGISPHGNALGASMQQQASQQAPQEKRGGEVLDSTHTEIKLEKSNIILLGPTGSGKTLLAQTLARCLDVPFAICDCTTLTQAGYVGEDIESVIAKLLQDANYSVEKAQQGIVFLDEVDKIGSVPGIHQLRDVGGEGVQQGLLKLLEGTIVNVPEKNSRKLRGETVQVDTTNILFVASGAFNGLDRIISRRKNEKYLGFGTPSNMGKGRRAAAAADLANTSGETDTVAEIEEKDRLLKHVEARDLIEFGMIPEFVGRLPVVVPLHSLDEETLVRILTEPRNAVVPQYQALFSMDKCELNVTPGALKAIARMALERKTGARGLRSIMEKLLLEPMFEVPHSDIMAVELNKDIVLGKSLPRYIRAPAKETAEEEYDSGIEEENWPRQADAANN comes from the exons ATGTCCTGTCCATGCACCTCGGCGGCCCGGCTGTTCCTTAACACTGCACACAGAG GATTGTCCTGCTCCCGCTTTCAGCTCTTTTCTCTGAGTCGTCAGGGGTCTCGGGAGGCACATGTACCTCTCCAGGTGCGGGTGAGGTCTTTTTCAGAGACTTCTGTCTGCTTTGCTGCTAAAGATGGGACAACGAAGGACAATGGGAGTGATGGTGGAAAG AAAAGCATCAGTGAGGGGAAGAGACTTTCTGGTTCTGGAGGATCAGGAAAGGGGGGAAGTCAGCTACGCTGCCCTAAATGTGGAGATCCATGCACGCACGTAGAGACCTTTGTAT CATCAACACGATTTGTCAAATGTGAGAAATGCCATCACTTTTTCGTGGTTCTGTCTGAAACGGACTCTAAGAAGGGGCTAAACAAAGAACCAGAATCTGCTGCAGAGGCTGTGAAACTGGCATTTTCCCAGaaacctccccctccccccaagAAG ATATATGCTTATCTCGACAAATACGTTGTGGGCCAGTCCTATGCAAAGAAGGTGTTAGCAGTCGCCGTGTACAACCATTACAAGCGCATCTACAACAACATTCCTGCTGGGAGTCGACAGCAGGTTGAGGTGGAAAAGCAGCCCTCTCTAACACCTCGTG AGATAGAGATGAGAAGACGAGAGGATGAATACAGATTCACAA AGCTGTTGCAGATCGCAGGGATCAGTCCTCATGGAAACGCTCTGGGAGCCTCAATGCAGCAGCAGGCGAGCCAGCAAGCACCTCAGGAGAAGAGGGGCGGAGAGGTCCTGGATTCCACACACACCGAAATTAAACTGGAGAAGAGCAACATCATACTTCTAGGCCCAACTGGCTCAG GAAAAACATTATtggcgcagactctggctcgtTGTCTGGATGTTCCCTTTGCAATTTGCGATTGCACCACACTAACTCAAGCTGGATACGTGGGAGAAGACATTGAGTCGGTCATCGCTAAACTGCTGCAGGATGCCAACTACTCAGTGGAGAAAGCACAGCAAG GTATTGTGTTTCTGGACGAGGTGGACAAAATTGGCAGTGTGCCTGGAATCCATCAGCTGAGGGATGTAGGTGGAGAAGGAGTCCAGCAG gGTTTGCTTAAACTGTTGGAGGGCACGATTGTCAACGTTCCTGAGAAAAACTCCAGGAAGCTGAGAGGAGAAACAGTTCAGGTCGACACAACAAACATCTTGTTTGTTGCATCAGGTGCCTTCAATGGACTTGACAGAATCATCAGcagaagaaagaatgaaaag TATTTGGGTTTCGGAACTCCCTCCAACATGGGGAAAGGGCGTCgtgcagcggctgcagcagaCTTGGCCAACACCAGCGGTGAGACGGACACTGTGGCAGAGATCGAGGAGAAGGACAGGCTGCTGAAGCACGTCGAGGCCAGGGACCTGATCGAGTTCGGAATGATCCCAGAGTTTGTGGGTCGTCTTCCCGTGGTCGTTCCTCTGCACAGCCTGGATGAAGAGACGCTAGTCCGAATCTTGACTGAACCACGCAACGCTGTAGTGCCCCAATACCAGGCTCTTTTCAGCATGGACAAA tgtgaacTCAATGTGACTCCGGGTGCCTTGAAGGCCATAGCCAGGATGGctctggagagaaaaacaggagctCGGGGGCTCAGATCCATCATG GAAAAGCTCCTTCTCGAGCCCATGTTTGAGGTGCCACACTCTGACATCATGGCTGTTGAGCTGAACAAGGACATTGTCCTAGGAAAATCCCTGCCCAGATATATCAG AGCTCCAGCCAAGGAGACGGCAGAGGAGGAATACGACTCGGGCATCGAGGAGGAGAACTGGCCTCGGCAGGCGGATGCTGCTAACAACTGA